A window of Daphnia carinata strain CSIRO-1 chromosome 5, CSIRO_AGI_Dcar_HiC_V3, whole genome shotgun sequence genomic DNA:
GTGTATAGGAATCACATGATATGGTTCAGCTTGTTCAACAGCTGTACCCACACACTGATGGGGAGTTCTCGTCTTCCACATAGTTGGATATATTTTTGTCCCAGTGGATTGTGGAGCTGTATGAAATATATCAGGATCACATtctaaaaaattgataaaaaaagagatgcaATGTTACGAAATGAAATACTCTAATGCCTATTGACGTGAGAGCCATGGACGAGCATCAAGAATAACCCTAACATGCCGACCCCATTCTATTCGAATAATACTTAGACTAAATACTTTTAGAACAATACCATTATGAAATAAAGCACAGCTGTAAGAATATTTGGCCTAGAAAATACAGTTACCGTTAAACTTATTATGGATGTGATTCTCTCCAATCTCGGTGTAAAAGTACAATGTCTGaagtaaaactttttctttaggGCCGACATGTGTTTCCGCCATGATGAGACTGCAGACGACGGCTGTAGTGACCTCGTGACAGGCTTTACGTAGACACGACATTCTTCGAGCTGCATCCATGTTAAATTGGAGTAGTTTAATCTTACGATCTCGATTCTTAGATGGGTAAGAGTGCTTTTTCCCATTAATAAAGCAAATACAACGCCCACTATCGTTCATATAAAAAATTCTGTAAATACCAATTGCTTTGAATGTCAGAGTACGTTTGGAACTATCACCTTGATTTTGTGTGTGCGCCTCGAAGATTTCAGTTGCATGCTAGCTGAATGCAGTCGTGCCAAGATTTTACCTAGCCCTTTCTTGGGCTTTCCCAACACATGGCGACAATGTGAAACTCAACTCTTGTCATCAGGTACATATGCACAtagattatttttaaatttgttgtGCATGCAGCCATTTTTACCATTATGTTGGGTTAGTAGAGTTTTTAAGAGTggtcttcaaaaatttttatctgTAGCAGACATTAGAACAGCAAACGTTTGGTTACTAGGTATGCAAACAAGAAATATCTTGAGGCTATGGCTAGCAGGAAACAGTCTGCAAGACAATGGataagattttctttcttacctAGACAATGAGTGTCTAGTAAATTACAAGAAGGTGTACGTTTGATTTCAACACCTCTGTTTATTAACATTGAAAGAGGTaagctgtttttatttttttacttaagaTATTCTGAATCACACATTTTCTCTTCCAGGAGTCCAAGTTACAGGCTACATTTatcattaaataaataattgttttctttttaaaggaaCATAGTAATATCGCTGGCTTTTTACGCGCCTACAACATGTCGAATTGGACCGAATTAAGTCTTGACTTAGGCATACGTTAAATCGTTGGTAATGTAGTAGCTGGTTCCAGCGTCTCAGTCTGATTATTAATCTTGTCTAGTTGGCTGTCAGTAACGACTGTTTCATTACGAAGGAACTTGAACGTGGCCTGCCATCGAGCTGATTCCAACTCCGGTGATGGAATCACCGTCGTATAACTGTCATTGGTGGTGAAGTTTGCATCGATCG
This region includes:
- the LOC130702761 gene encoding uncharacterized protein LOC130702761, whose product is MDAARRMSCLRKACHEVTTAVVCSLIMAETHVGPKEKVLLQTLYFYTEIGENHIHNKFNECDPDIFHTAPQSTGTKIYPTMWKTRTPHQCVGTAVEQAEPYHVIPIHIPYSQRHVKIFIHCLYAQLVPSNYFHQMLRKSAKL